AGAGCTCATAAAAAGTAACAAAAACACCTGATTAATCCTGTGAAAAAAAGAAAAGAAAATATCACATTATATTATTTACAGCAACCAATAAAGGTGGTATAATAATAAGGGTCTGCACATCAAATTGACAAATATTTAACAATAGGAGTCTATATGAAGCTTTCGTATGATTTTCATATACATACTGCACTTTCACCTTGTGGTGAAAACACAATGACACCAAATAACATTGTGAACATGGCGTTGTTAAATGGACTAGATGTCATTGCCATATCTGATCACAATACTTGTCAAAATGTTGAAGCAGTCATGCAAGTTGCTAAAGGTACCAAACTCCTTGTCATTCCAGGAATGGAGATTGAGACAAAGGAAGAAATACATATCGTTTGCTTATTTCAAGATCTTAAAACTGCTTATGAAATGCAGAACTGCATTTTTAACAAGCTCCCAAGTATACAAAATAAAGATCAAATATTTGGTGAACAGTTACTATTTAATTCAGAAGATGACATAATAGGAAGAATGGACAGATTATTGGTTCAGGCTACGGAACTATCCTTAAATGAGGTTTTAAAGCTGGTACAGGAACATCATGGTGCATTTATTCCGGCTCATATCGATAGACCAAGTTATAGCATTATTTCTAACTTAGGTATGATACCAAGTAATTTGAATTTACCAACATTAGAAATTTCTAGACATGCAGATTATGAGGCATATGTTAAACAATATTCTAATTACTCTATTCTACAATCTTCAGATGCCCATGAGCTTGGCTTTATTGGAATTTGCAATAGGCAGATCGAAGTGAATACGAAGTCCATTCAATGCATTATTGAAAGTATTAATGCTATTCCCCCGGTTAACAAATAGACGAAAAGAGCGATTTTTTCTTGTTTTTTTTGTCTAGGATAAGTGTTTTAATAAAACATTTGTCTAATTTAAATATATATTAATGCTAAATAATTAAGGAGGTTAATCAATGGTTGCTAACAATCTATTAACAGAAGAAATGTATCAAGAACTAGACGCATTTATCAAAGGCCTACCAACGACTAAAGGCGAGCTTATTCGTGTGCTACATAAGGCACAAAACATATTTGGGTATCTTCCAGCAGAAGTACAAAAGTTTGTTGCTAAAAAGCTTGATGTCCCAACTGCTAAAGTTTATGGTGTTGTAACATTTTATTCTTACTTTACAATGACACCAAAAGGAGAGCATGATATCG
This sequence is a window from Firmicutes bacterium HGW-Firmicutes-1. Protein-coding genes within it:
- a CDS encoding NADH-quinone oxidoreductase subunit NuoE codes for the protein MVANNLLTEEMYQELDAFIKGLPTTKGELIRVLHKAQNIFGYLPAEVQKFVAKKLDVPTAKVYGVVTFYSYFTMTPKGEHDIALCLGTACYVRGAEKILDAIKKEININVGETTPDGKFSITALRCIGACGLAPVIMVGEKVYGRITPDMVKGILDNYR
- a CDS encoding phosphoesterase codes for the protein MKLSYDFHIHTALSPCGENTMTPNNIVNMALLNGLDVIAISDHNTCQNVEAVMQVAKGTKLLVIPGMEIETKEEIHIVCLFQDLKTAYEMQNCIFNKLPSIQNKDQIFGEQLLFNSEDDIIGRMDRLLVQATELSLNEVLKLVQEHHGAFIPAHIDRPSYSIISNLGMIPSNLNLPTLEISRHADYEAYVKQYSNYSILQSSDAHELGFIGICNRQIEVNTKSIQCIIESINAIPPVNK